One genomic window of Conger conger chromosome 9, fConCon1.1, whole genome shotgun sequence includes the following:
- the LOC133137768 gene encoding uncharacterized protein LOC133137768: protein MESGGGGRSSAGGGDSSRAAGTSGSGTNISSRGSSSRNSGGSSSGASSRSSSVSGGGIIVSTSGAGGGGAAPPPTSEWEMFQFGKYSMDILEMLSGHQAHQFKGLGLERQLQHQQHAQLQHQQQLQQQPPPGETSGPLLSGLGLGALQGSRSNAFADSSSIFAKMSVPSTLPQQTQSSSQSSRKSSKISASSGSAGGSGGSATGYPQFLRPFHPAEAALAQEQLHPGLGRFEHFSSGSSSGVVTSPPPPPPLHPGLTVPQASPGQPSSSPSPSTSASTSNNPSSSNTVASLGQQLAGAQSEARSLHQQFSCMLAANQYFLSGVPPNASLEQFLVQQGTHNHLSLGQGGDSNSGLAPPPLHSSHSHGHLTPQQQQQQLPPHALSHPHPHHPLHSAPQPPPLGSFDFQGIPVLSSNQIASLMQQETGLPLPLPLHLSLPKDEGKDSGGSGGGRRKKAMLGYLPQRKSDNISSSSNCHSSGDANPTSNSGGHSLEGTSSLVGGSGRVGIASLGGDPSPLLSSAQTASSSTVSSSSSTAPSCTSASVLVTNCSQLSKTESQGSLAPTPTQPEPEPLYHCGECGKTFTHLSSLRRHLRSHGLSTGGGSTNPNPNHNPSLPHSTQDLASQSNHHHSQPQQDPSLGTQQQQSNPAPTSSSSCPSPEKTHCCPECGKGFKKRGHLLQHGVIHSGARPFACPICQRSFNRRESLTRHEKIHEDKPYRCPACGRCFRESTSLLNHAASGTCGKPGRRSRSRKNNSHSSGPDGQKIHKVGAEGGTGIVAGGSGVGEYQGAQLGAGVAYGKAEGGGVVSCVMGVNEEEEDDKASLSCQGLFQQGRGVNANGGSKTEGKYGHDFSRNYHQTPYRGDDYRAEYKQHRSQSNSCYPSDPPCGNGMASPALRKAPLAPTLHPHPQSQTQQQQQPHLPLSSLLDDSEDDVTSSVGSAMSAIAAAAAASCMPGELNNGGSRGEERRDIIGGLLGGLGFGSVGTSSGGPSSTSGMNKTYRGQGGNGESMGGTVTTQTNQNQQQNNQQAPKVKPKRPRKPRPKKEPGTAGGASGEVKRRRHTQSGAGTSGEGRERPFLCSVCGRGFSRRETLRRHDRVHTGEKPYHCDVCGKDFREAFHLTKHRTVHSGEKNYKCELCGKEFGYAQSLKRHGKLHLKGEFGDAGTTAGVGSSSGAIPGVSANQDGEQGTSDSYYYSQDKTPGSNTQPPPRLYTCAICWKSFRHHFHLTAHQQAVHEGGDKLFCCEVCGKAFAYANSLTRHRLSQHGLSRTGQTHQPGGDRAGRVGEGPGVTGSLTESGQATNSLLQLGPPGVAQGGQRSDVSPTQHPPHPQPQSGYSPLFYHPEPGSTHSSASSAPPHSHPLQTHSTQSAQSHHQQPAGIKGAPVYPTGPSNVLNLASTAIYQPLSQQYPHSQQRPAEILSPHLEQQGNIRKYKKKKTRKNYQGYQNTQSVKQFSASEQKNEQNRLQKRKIRIRRQLFNKKRRLAELLRDRGGRTRHGGLRVGHLSSLDVIQKQFVCPLCPCSAFPRKAAFLVHHAARHHQTYSCRQARMECILCRKRFRKFLAALRHRGFHLARGSFSCTRCPSRFWNGSLLERHKAVCQGVQGHGSDWGVKSKTATKRTRK from the coding sequence ATGGAGAGTGGGGGCGGCGGCCGATCATCAGCAGGAGGGGGGGACAGTAGCAGAGCTGCTGGGACAAGCGGCAGTGGTACTAATATCAGTAGCAGAGGAAGCAGTTCACGGAATAGTGGAGGTTCCAGCTCTGGTGCCTCAAGCCGAAGTTCATCTGTGAGTGGTGGGGGGATTATTGTTTCCACTTCTggggctggaggagggggggcagcaCCACCTCCTACCAGTGAGTGGGAGATGTTCCAGTTTGGAAAATACTCGATGGACATTTTAGAGATGCTGAGTGGACATCAAGCCCACCAGTTTAAAGGTCTTGGATTGGAGAGACAACTGCAACATCAGCAGCATGCTCAACTTCAACACCAGcaacagctacagcagcagccacCACCTGGTGAAACATCAGGACCACTTCTATCTGGGCTTGGCCTAGGAGCATTGCAAGGATCTAGAAGCAATGCTTTTGCTGATTCCTCTTCAATTTTTGCCAAAATGAGTGTCCCATCCACGCTACCACAGCAAACTCAGTCCTCTTCTCAAAGTTCACGTAAATCTAGCAAAATAAGTGCAAGTAGTGGTAGCGCAGGTGGAAGTGGAGGTTCTGCAACAGGGTACCCACAATTCTTGCGCCCATTTCACCCAGCAGAGGCAGCTTTAGCTCAGGAGCAGCTACACCCTGGACTGGGACGCTTTGAGCACTTTTCATCAGGAAGCAGCAGTGGAGTGGTGacttcaccaccaccaccacctcctttACACCCAGGTCTTACTGTACCCCAAGCATCTCCTGGACAGCCATCATCCTCACCCTCCCCTTCAACCTCAGCTTCCACCTCGAATAACCCTAGCAGTAGCAATACTGTGGCTTCTCTTGGACAACAACTTGCTGGTGCTCAGTCAGAAGCACGGAGCCTGCACCAGCAGTTCAGTTGCATGCTGGCAGCCAATCAGTATTTTCTCTCTGGAGTGCCACCAAATGCCAGTTTGGAGCAGTTTTTGGTTCAACAAGGTACCCACAACCATCTTAGTTTGGGTCAAGGTGGAGATTCAAATTCAGGCCTTGCACCGCCTCCTCTCCATTCCTCTCACAGTCACGGACATCTTACTCctcaacaacagcagcaacaattgCCACCCCATGCCTTgtcccaccctcaccctcaccatcCTCTTCACTCAGCGCCTCAACCACCCCCCTTGGGCAGTTTTGATTTTCAAGGTATTCCAGTTCTCTCTTCAAATCAGATAGCATCTTTGATGCAACAAGAAACTGGCTTGCCTCTTCCTCTaccactccatctctctcttcctaaAGATGAGGGGAaagacagtggaggaagtggAGGTGGAAGGAGAAAGAAAGCTATGCTTGGCTACCTTCCACAGAGGAAATCTGACAAcattagtagtagcagtaactGCCACAGTAGTGGAGATGCAAACCCTACCAGCAACTCTGGTGGACATAGCCTTGAAGGAACTTCAAGTCTTGTTGGCGGCAGTGGACGAGTTGGTATTGCAAGTCTAGGTGGAGACCCATCTCCCCTCCTTTCTTCAGCACAAACAGCCTCTTCCTCAACagtctcttcctcttcttctactGCTCCATCCTGTACCTCAGCCTCAGTCCTTGTCACAAATTGCTCACAACTCTCTAAAACTGAAAGTCAAGGCTCACTGGCACCCACTCCTACTCAGCCTGAACCAGAGCCTCTTTACCACTGTGGGGAGTGTGGCAAAACCTTCACTCATCTCTCCAGCCTCCGAAGGCACCTACGCAGTCATGGTTTGTCTACTGGTGGTGGAAGCACCAACCCCAATCCTAATCACAACCCCAgcctcccccactccactcaAGATTTAGCCTCTCAGTCCAACCATCATCACTCACAGCCTCAGCAAGATCCCTCTTTAGGCACCCAGCAACAACAGTCAAATCCTGCCCCgacttcatcatcatcatgtccCAGCCCGGAGAAGACCCACTGTtgtcctgaatgtggaaaaggaTTTAAGAAAAGGGGGCATCTTCTCCAGCATGGAGTCATTCACTCAGGGGCACGTCCCTTTGCCTGCCCAATCTGCCAGCGCTCTTTCAACCGCAGAGAATCGCTAACCCGGCATGAGAAGATTCACGAAGACAAGCCTTACCGCTGCCCGGCTTGTGGCCGCTGTTTTCGGGAGAGCACCTCTTTGCTCAACCATGCAGCCTCTGGAACATGTGGCAAACCAGGAAGGAGATCACGATCCAGGAAAAACAATAGTCACAGCTCTGGACCTGATGGACAGAAAATTCATAAGGTTGGGGCAGAAGGTGGAACAGGAATAGTAGCAGGTGGAAGTGGTGTAGGAGAGTACCAAGGGGCCCAACTTGGTGCAGGTGTGGCTTATGGAAAAGCTGAAGGTGGTGGAGTTGTCAGCTGTGTAATGGGAGTAAATGAAGAAGAAGAGGATGATAAGGCTTCACTGTCTTGTCAGGGTCTGTTTCAGCAGGGAAGAGGAGTGAATGCAAATGGTGGGAGTAAAACCGAAGGAAAGTATGGACATGATTTTTCAAGGAATTATCATCAAACACCTTATCGAGGTGATGACTACCGTGCAGAATATAAGCAGCACCGGTCACAATCAAACTCTTGTTATCCTAGTGATCCTCCTTGTGGAAATGGAATGGCAAGTCCAGCACTTAGGAAGGCTCCTTTAGCCCCTACACTGCATCCACATCCTCAGAGTCAAactcaacagcaacagcaaccacatcttcccctctcttctcttttgGACGACTCCGAAGATGATGTTACCAGCTCTGTTGGCAGCGCAATGTCAGCTAttgcagcagctgctgctgcctctTGCATGCCGGGTGAGCTTAACAATGGTGGAAGTCGAGGAGAGGAAAGGCGTGATATTATCGGGGGGTTGCTGGGTGGGCTTGGTTTTGGGTCAGTGGGCACCTCCTCTGGAGGACCTTCATCAACATCCGGTATGAATAAAACTTACAGAGGACAAGGTGGAAATGGGGAATCCATGGGTGGCACTGTAACAACACAAACCAATCAAAATCAACAACAGAATAACCAGCAGGCACCAAAAGTGAAACCCAAGCGGCCTCGTAAGCCCCGTCCAAAGAAGGAGCCTGGAACAGCAGGTGGAGCAAGTGGAGAAGTGAAACGTAGACGTCATACTCAGAGTGGAGCAGGAACTAGTGGAGAAGGTAGAGAACGACCATTTCTGTGTAGTGTATGTGGTCGTGGCTTCAGTCGACGTGAGACCCTTCGCAGACATGACCGTGTTCACACAGGGGAGAAGCCATACCATTGCGATGTTTGTGGCAAAGATTTCCGCGAAGCATTCCACCTTACAAAACATCGCACAGTTCATTCTGGGGAGAAAAACTACAAATGTGAATTATGTGGGAAGGAGTTTGGTTATGCCCAGAGCCTGAAGAGACATGGAAAACTACACCTGAAAGGGGAATTTGGTGATGCAGGCACAACAGCAGGAGTTGGTAGCAGCTCTGGGGCAATCCCTGGAGTGAGTGCCAACCAAGATGGTGAACAAGGaacttctgattcttactattATTCTCAGGATAAGACTCCAGGCTCTAACACCCAGCCCCCTCCAAGACTTTACACTTGTGCTATTTGCTGGAAGTCTTTCCGTCATCACTTTCACTTGACAGCCCATCAGCAAGCTGTCCATGAAGGTGGGGACAAACTTTTCTGCTGTGAGGTTTGTGGGAAGGCCTTTGCATATGCCAATAGCTTGACAAGACACAGACTTTCACAACATGGACTGTCTCGGACAGGGCAAACGCACCAGCCCGGAGGTGACCGTGCAGGTAGGGTTGGGGAAGGCCCTGGAGTAACTGGATCTCTGACCGAGAGTGGGCAAGCAACAAATTCCCTTCTTCAACTTGGGCCACCTGGTGTAGCCCAGGGGGGGCAACGTAGCGATGTCTCCCCAACACAGCATCCTCCTCATCCACAACCACAATCTGGGTATTCTCCTCTATTCTACCACCCTGAACCTGGTTCCACCCACTCATCTGCTTCCAGTGCCCCTCCTCACTCCCATCCCCTCCAGACACATTCCACTCAGTCTGCCCAATCTCATCACCAGCAACCTGCAGGAATAAAAGGGGCACCTGTATATCCAACTGGTCCAAGCAATGTCCTCAATCTTGCTTCCACTGCTATATACCAGCCACTGTCCCAACAGTACCCTCACTCCCAACAGCGGCCAGCTGAAATTCTGTCTCCACATCTAGAACAGCAAGGAAACATCAGGAaatacaagaagaaaaaaacaagaaagaattATCAAGGATATCAGAACACCCAATCAGTCAAACAATTTTCTGCAAGTGAGCAAAAGAATGAACAGAATAGACTgcagaagagaaaaataagaatTCGTAGACAGCTGTTCAACAAGAAGAGAAGACTAGCTGAGCTCCTGAGGGATAGAGGAGGAAGAACACGGCATGGAGGACTAAGAGTTGGACACCTCTCATCTTTAGATGTCATACAAAAACAATTTGTTTGTCCATTGTGTCCCTGTAGTGCTTTTCCCCGTAAGGCTGCATTCTTGGTCCACCATGCTGCTAGACACCATCAAACGTACAGCTGCCGCCAAGCCCGTATGGagtgcatcctttgcagaaAACGTTTTCGTAAGTTCCTAGCAGCTCTCCGCCATCGGGGTTTCCATCTTGCTCGAGGGTCTTTCTCTTGTACACGATGCCCCTCTCGTTTCTGGAATGGAAGCCTCCTGGAGAGGCATAAGGCTGTTTGCCAAGGTGTTCAAGGACATGGTAGTGACTGGGGAGTCAAATCAAAAACTGCAACAAAGAGGACacggaagtaa